In the genome of Arachis stenosperma cultivar V10309 chromosome 6, arast.V10309.gnm1.PFL2, whole genome shotgun sequence, the window ctgtaaagacataatttatcgagatctcgtcattttcacaattttcaagTACCTGgacgtcttctggcgttaaaactatatcagaattttggacaactgcaagtgtctttactatgtctttttcaaaaggaatagtatttaccccttttctttttcgatgatttttgtctttggaactgacaggcctgccacgcttctggcgtgaatttgttttagtgactacttgtcctactgggacatcaattcaaATTGGGCTATTTttcgctggtatataagatttagttatcctctttgtatcagaaaatgcatcaggcaattcatttgctattctttgcaaatgtataatcttttgaacttctagttcacattgccttgatcgaggatctaaatgcatcaacgatgatgcattccagtTAAGTTCCTtgtcaggaagcttattctctccccctaatattgtaaattttgattcatcaaaatgacaatgcGCAAACCGGattttaaatacatctccagtttgtatctcaagatacctcactatagagggagaatcatatccaacatatatccctaATTTTCTTTGgagtcccattttggtgcgattaggtggtgcaatggaaacatatatcgcacacccaaatattcttaaatagaaaacatttggctgctggccaaaagctaattgcataggagagaactgatggtaactcgttggcctcaaacgaataagtgcttcggcatgtaaaatagcatgtcccaaaccgaggttgggagatttgttctcataagtaagggtctagcaattaattggaggcatttaataagtgattccgctaacccattttgtgtgtgaacataaactactggatgttcaatacttattccattagctatacaataagcatcaaaagtttgggaagtaaattcaccagcattatcaagacgaattgctttgattgaattttttgaaaattgtgcctttaatcgaataatttgagtcagtaatctcgcaaacgccaggttgcgagaagataataagcacacatgtgaccatctcgaagatacGTCTATTAGAactataaaatatctaaaagatccacatggtggatgaataagtccacatatatcaccttgaatcctttttaGGAATTCaagggactcaaatccaatctttactggtgatggccttaaaattagcTTTCCCTGAGagcatgcagcacaacaaaattcactagttttaagaatcttctggttctttagtgaatgtctatggaaattttcaataattctcctcgTCATGGTTGTTCTCGGATGACCCAATCTatcatgccaagttatgaatcATTTGAATTAGTAAACTTTTGGTTTACAATGGCAtatgattcaattgcactaatcttagTATAATACAACTCACatgaaagtgagggtaacttttctaatataacatttttatttaaatcatgagttgtgatacataaatactcatgattttcatcattcattgtttcaatatgatatccatttctccgaatatctttgaaactgaACAAGTTCCTCAGAAACTTtgtagataatagtgcattatttattacaaattttgttcctccgggaagcaaaattatagctcttccgaagccttcaatcacattgcctgagccaataatagtattaacatatttttttggtacaagatgggtaaaatatatattacttttgagaatagtatgcgaacttgcactatccgcaaggcatacatcttcattatatatccttactattttcttcaaagacaaattataataaaatgagtagtatacacagttaaattgaatacttgatcgAAATTATattcttgaaattttttttaaaacttgacacatttaatgatttcaaaattcatgaacattaatatttcattatttatatacatcatatttgaaacttaaatacatagagaataaaacttaacaataagttctttacattatttatttacataaatacttaacaatctcacatattaaactatttaattattgatcaaatgaccaatatttcaaagatcctcaaagaaatcagatacatcataatgagtggtgaaattttcagcatcatttgaaacaaaatttgtttcctttcctttgtcatccgttttcaaagatgcctggtaaagatcgactaggtgccttggggggtatgacaggtacgtgaccaatggtcCTTTCTACCACAACGGAAACACttatcctctgttgatttattttgcccaatatttctttctttatcccacttctggtgagatcctctcttttgaacataattcattttccttccataatttctCTTGTTACTAaaaccttgccatttacctcttctggggtaatttgccgcatttacttcaggaaatgaggcggcgccagctgggcgcgcttcatgattttttaagagtaactcattgttgcgttcagcaacaagaaggcaagaaattaacttagaatattttttaaatcctttttccCGATATTGCTGCTGTaggagcacattcgagacatggaaggtcgagaaagttttctctaacatatcaTTATCAGATATCTTTTCcccacataatttcattcgtgaggtgattcgaaacattgccgaattatattcatttatggatttaaaatcctgtagacgcaagtgcgtccattcatatcgggtttgaggaagtatcaccgttttttatgattgtacctttcttcaaggtctttccaatGATCtacaggatcttttaatgtgagatattcatttttcaatccttcgtcaagataatgacgaagaaaaatcatggctttggctttatctttttgggatgcattattttcaaccttaatggtatctctaagatccattgaatcaaaaTGGATAGTTGTTttcagatatatcaagagcattgaattgaagatgagagagtttcgacataatgaaaatttgttacctgagtCTTCTTAAagatttgatcagagtctcgtactgataacgtgttgtaaaataaataagaaagatatataaaataaagatatgtaaatagaagactctagtatttatataattagatttatactgataatttatatatgtatttactaatattataaAGAGTGAGAGAAAGAAATATTCAGAATAGTTGTAATATAGAGAAAGAGGGAGAATTGTTTTTATTGCTTGTGTATATTCCTTTTGCCTCGTTCACGCTTTTATAGGCAAACAAATTCAACTTTTCAAACTTCATTAATTGAGTTTTGTCATGAGAACTTGCTCCTTTCAGCATAAAAAAACTAAGTCGCTCATAAATGGGCATCCATACTTATCCATCCTTATGGCCGTGTTTGGTTGTTGTCTCAAAAAAATAGAGACATAGACACAAAGACACAAATATACATGAACACAAAGATACAcaaattttataacatattTAGTGATAATACACAAGACACATGTATTTAATTCAAAAGTCTATTTTATCCCCAAACTAAAACAACTCAAGTGTTAAAGATAAAGGACAGTggttgaaattttaaaaaataattagggatataattgaaaaaatcTGTGTCTCATGGATTGTGTCTTAGTGTCACAGCTTGAAAGAGATACACTAAATATATGTTTTTTATGTGCATTTGTGTGTCACcgtatcttttaaaattttatgtctCAGCAAACAAATAGTGTACATGTATTACTGTGTCCATGTCTCTAATGGACATAGACATTAACCAAATGGAGCCTATTGTAACAATTATCATATTAACTTGTCCATTAATCTATTTTGACTTTTTGAAATAACAAAAacctaatttttattaattttatataataaaagatattttaaaaaaaaatttgtacattatacttttttttatatttcttttatatatatagccaTCGATGTCCAAAATctaatatatttattagatatataataatttatatatttttttaataattaaaatttttagtcaAAGTGATTTCATAATATACTGAcgtaatattaaaatttttataatttaaaaatttagaattcgaTTTTTATTATCCCACTGTTCTGTGGTCGGGTCCCGGACAGATCGGGTGAACAGGTGAGGGAGTGAGGACACCTTAGCCTTGGTCGCACTGGTTGCGGGTTTGCCGAGTAACCGAGCTCTTGTCTTGTAGAGAGGAtgaggggggtgccacctgcaaagacactccgacgctcaagtcagcgaTGTGCAGGCGGGCAGAATAATGAGGTGAAAGGATATGACGTACCTCGGGGAAAGAGCCAGCtttccccttatatacatgtcagtcaTGGGCCCCTCATGGGGTCAGGCCCATATCCTCAAGGGCGCTGTCCTGTGACTATGTGTGAGCCGTACGGGACGCGTGTCCGGATCGGTGAAAGGGCACGTAATCGGGTCGGGTGGAGCTCGGTCCGGGTCGACCCGTGGGGTTCTTAggccaggccgtaacagtgcccccacgcgccgATGGTAGTTGTGGGAGCTATCAATGGCGCGCCGTCATGCCTCACACTCGGGTTCGTCTGGTCGGTCGTTCGTGATAAGGATATGCCCCCAACGCGCGTGTCCTTTGGTTGTACAAGCAACCGTTTCGTCGCCTCGTTCCCAGTGCCGAGCATtaaatgctcataatggggtgGAAAACCCTATTTGAAAAGACCATTCTGCCCCTGGACGTTTCGCGCTTCCTGAGAGGGCAGTTTTTAAACAGGCCAGTCTTGGCActccttctttcttttgcaTCTTCCTCTTTTTTTGCTTTCTTCTTGCTCCCAATCCTCATCATTTCTTTGCAGTGCCGTTGTGCGCCTCTTCCTTCGCATCTTTCATTATCAACTGCTTCGTCCTCCTTCCACTAATTCAGGTAACTTTCGAATCATTCTCccttttatgcattatttttgcATGTTTGTTGCTTGGTCTTTTGCTGTTGTTGCGTAGCCTTTTAATTGTGACTAGATGTGTTAGGGGGGAAGGTACCATTCCAGGGTAgggtttttcttgttcttttcgtGCTTTAGTCTCGTTTGGCCTTAGTCGGGGAGTCGTGGGGGGTAGTGTCTATATTCGGCCTGAGCAACCGATCTCTTAGACTGACTGGATGGTCcccccatgtaggtatggctcgcacggTTTCCCGGGCTTCCGTTAACCCCGCGGCGTACGATCCCTATGCTTGGGTCGTTTCTGACGTGAAGGATTCGCCTAACCAAATgggcgaggaggagctcaccgagttccgacaagccgAGTACTTGTGTGGAGGGACTGACGAGGAAGCCAATTATGACGTTTTTGTCCCGGCTCCTCACGAACGATTGTATGAAATCAACTTTCAACACCCCCGAGTcgccgactggatttggttctacaaGTCCATGTTCACCCAAGTCGGAGTTCGTATTCCGTTCTCAGCCTTTCAAATGGCGCTTTTAAGTCGAATTTCCGTGGCGCCGTCGCAgctgcatccgaacagttgggcctcgatccgctgtttcgagatggtttgCGAATACCTCGAGTTGCCGGTGTCTGTAGatgtttttctcttctttttcacccTCACAAACCCTTCAAAAGAGGGAAAACACAAAAaagggttcatgtccttccggtcTGCCCAGGATCGGAGGATTTTCggtttgtttgaagatttctaccatGGGTTTAAGGACAAATATTTCAAGGTCCGCCCTGTCAAAGGTCGTCATCCCTTTTGGTTGTCATTGGAGGGGGTACGGCTCATCCCGACCTATTGGAGTTTCGGGGCAGGGTCCAATACCTTTATCAAGGTAACCTATGCCGGCATGTCGGCGGTGGATAGGCAGATTGCCGAAGTGTTGATGGCAGTCTTTGGGAAAAATCAAGTGAATCCCCACCTCCTTATGGGTGACCGGGAGTCCGGTCGTAATTACATTTGTGAGAAACTTACTTTACCCTTTATCTTTTTGCTTTTACTGATATTTTGTGGCGATTAACCGACCTTCCTTTCTTTCCTGCAGTGGAGATGTCTGCGTCGGTGACGGGTCTTCCCGACTTATTCCAAACTTTCCTCTGCGCCAGCGATGACGAAGGGGACAATGAAAAATCTGCCGCCGAGAAGTCTGTAATTCCTCCGGAGGACAAAACTACTTCCGGGCAGGAAGCCACGGTTGACGGAATCGGGACCTCGACCCAAGCTCCCCAGGTCGAGGGTGACAAAACGGTTCATGCTTCTCCCTTCCGTGAGGTGATAGGCACCGGGGGTTCGATGCCTGCCCCTGATGTCGATGACGGGGTGGAAGAGGTCCCTAACCctaagagaaaaaggaagatgtCCTCCAGTCCCGAGGGGACCCTTACTGTTATGGAGAGAAATTTTGATGCCGGGAACTTTATAGATTCCCAGCTGATCCCTGGTACTGAGGAGTATTTCCACGAGTCTTTCCTTGCCGggcaggcgaggtggatgtaccgtACTCTTTTGCGGGGCGCCGTGATAGCCCGGAAGGCCGAGTTTGAGCTGTCCGGGATGGAGTCCCTCCGCAGAAGGTTGGAATCTAGTGGGAAGGCTAACAACGAGCTGAAGAGTGAAGTCGAGACTCTCCGGGAGCAGTTGACCCAATTGAATGGGAAACTTGACGCCGCGGAGAAGAAGGCCACTGCTGCCGAGAAGAAAACTGCCACTGTTGAGAAGAAGTTAAAAGACTCGGACGCCACGGTTGCTCGCCTTGTCGAACGTGAGATGACTTTGGAGAGCCAGGTCGGCGCAGCGCAGAAACGGGTGGCCGAGATGGAGAAGGAAAAGCAGGCCGTGGAGGCCGAATTGGCAACGTGGAAGGCTAAGTACAAAGACGTCGTGAAGCAGGGGAAGGGTGCGATTTTGGCGACCGAGGAGGCTCTTAAGGCTCAGGTCAAAGTCATTGCTCCCGATTTTGATACGTCGGCGATTGGTGTTCTCAAAGTCGTTCAGGATGGCAAAGTTGTCGACGTCCCCAAGAAATGAATCTTCTGTTTAAAGTTTTTGTATAGCCGTTTTGTTTTGGCTTGTGAACAATTTCGATTTTTGCCGTTCTGGCTTATGAACAATTTGGTTTTGGCCGTTTTATTTTGGCTTGTGAATAATGACCTTTTTGGTCGTTTGCTCGTGTTGTCGTGATAAACTTTTTCTTATTCGTCTGGTCGTGTCATCGTTTCTATTAACCGTTTTTGGTTTATTGTCGTCATTCATATTAACGGCCCGTGGCCTTTCGCGTAATCATGTTACAGCGGTGGTTGACGggttcccggggtgatcagtcccggcgTCGCGCGTCGTCGTTGGTCGTGGTGGGATGGTTTATCTGGAGAGTTGAGTGACAAAACAGAAGAGAAAATTTGCACAAGTGTATCTTATTCGGTAGTCCTGTAAAGGACTCGCAAGTCGCTATGAAAagttcaaaatttaaatttgcaAATGAACTACTTAGCTAGATTGGTCGGTTTGTCGGGCCATCCtctaggagtagaatcttctTAGGTTGTCCGCGTTCCATGTTCTCGGGACTTCTTTGCCGTCAAGCCTTTCTAACTTGAGGGCTCCTTTTCCCATCACTTTTTTGACTCTGTAGGGGCCTTCCCAGTTCGccgctagctttccttctccgggggTTGGTAGGCCGATATCGTTTCGCCTCAGGACGAGGTCGTTCGGCTCGAATTCCCtcttgagcactttggtgttgtagcgcAGAGCCATTCTTTGTTTTAGTGCTGTTTCTGTCAAATGGGCCATTTCCCTGGCTTCATCTCTCAGGTATTTTTCCACGGTTTCTTCCACTCCTTTCAAAAGTAACCGTGGACTCGGTTCACCGATCTCTACGGGTATTACCACGTCCACCCCGTACGTTAGTCGGAAAGGAGTTTCCTTAGTGGAGGATTGTTCAGTTGTTCGGTAGGACCAGAGAACCGATGCTAGTtcgtcggcccaagcacccttTTTATTGTCCAGCCTCTTTTTTAGCCCTGAAAGGATAATCTTGTTGGCGGACTCCACTTGTCCGTTCGTCTGAGGGTGCTCCACCGAAGAGAACCTTTGCTTTACGCCCAGGCCGTTgaggaattctgtgaactttttgtcagTGAATTGCGTgccgttgtccgagatgacgacCTCCGGTATCCCGAATCTAgttatcacctgcctccacatgaatttccTGCAATTGGACGAGGATATGTTGGCTAGGGGctcggcttctatccatttggtgtagtagtcgattgcgactatgaggtatttgacttgccccgggcCGACTGGGAAGGGCCCTAAGAGGTCGACTCCCCATTGAGAGAATGGTCGGGAGGTCGTCAGCAAGCTTAACTCGGAGGCTGGCGCCCtggcaaagttggcgttctgtTGGCACTTTACGCATTTTTTGACAAACTCTTTGGAGTCCGCCATCATCGAAGGCCAATAGTATCCGGCCCGGATCAGTTTCCTCGCTAGGGCCTTGCCTCCGATGTGGTGCCCACAGCAGCCCTCGtggacttccctgaggacgtaGTCCGTCTGATCGGGGTGTAGGCACTTCAGTAGGGGTTGGTTGAGCCCTTTCCTGAATAACTGTCCTTGGATGACGGCGTATTTGGCCGCTTCCCTTCTCAATTTCGCCGCATCCTTTTCATCACTAGGGAGTTTGCCGTGTTCTAGGAAGTCggtgatggggtctagccatgaAGGACCTAGGCTTGTCACGTGCAGCGTGATTGCTGGTTCTCTCGTcatgccttggatgagagaccggTTCCCCTCTCCTGGCTTTGTGCTAGCTAACTTTGATAGGAGGtctgcccgtgtgttcctttctctaGGTACGTGGTGGACCGTGACCTCTTCGAACTTTTGGCTCAAGCTCTTAACCTTCTCCAAGTACTTATGTAGCAAagggtctttggcttggtagctgccGTTTACTTGGGAGGTGACGACTTGGGAGTCGCTGCATATTTCCAGTCTTCTTGCACTGACTTCTGCTGCGAGGGTTAAGCCTCCTATaagggcttcatattctgcctggttgttcgaGATGGGAAACTCGAATCTGACCGACTGTTCGTACACAACCCCAATCGGGCTTTCCAGGATGATCCCGGCACCTCCGAaggtctggttggaggctccgtccacaTGGAGTTTCCACCG includes:
- the LOC130933588 gene encoding uncharacterized protein LOC130933588 produces the protein MITQRGVEANPEKCQAILQMKSPGCIKDVQRLAGRLTSLSRFLGASATKALPFFNLMKKGMAFEWTPACEEAFRHFKEILAAPPILGKPKDGEPLYLYLAITGEALAAVLVREDGKAQQPVYFISRALQGAELRYSKLEKLALTLLTSSRRLKQYFQSHQVVVRTDQGIRQVLQKPDLAGRMMTWSIELSQYDIRYEPRQAIKAQAMADFLVEVTGDPNEEVSTRWKLHVDGASNQTFGGAGIILESPIGVVYEQSVRFEFPISNNQAEYEALIGGLTLAAEVSARRLEICSDSQVVTSQVNGSYQAKDPLLHKYLEKVKSLSQKFEEVTVHHVPRERNTRADLLSKLASTKPGEGNRSLIQGMTREPAITLHVTSLGPSWLDPITDFLEHGKLPSDEKDAAKLRREAAKYAVIQGQLFRKGLNQPLLKCLHPDQTDYVLREVHEGCCGHHIGGKALARKLIRAGYYWPSMMADSKEFVKKCVITRFGIPEVVISDNGTQFTDKKFTEFLNGLGVKQRFSSVEHPQTNGQVESANKIILSGLKKRLDNKKGAWADELASVLWSYRTTEQSSTKETPFRLTYGVDVVIPVEIGEPSPRLLLKGVEETVEKYLRDEAREMAHLTETALKQRMALRYNTKVLKREFEPNDLVLRRNDIGLPTPGEGKLAANWEGPYRVKKVMGKGALKLERLDGKEVPRTWNADNLRRFYS